From Nitratidesulfovibrio vulgaris str. Hildenborough, a single genomic window includes:
- a CDS encoding HEAT repeat domain-containing protein, whose translation MSEEQHILEVLQSDDAEQVREAAYSAGELRLEAAVPHLVRHLQSQNIGVQEAVDNALRKIGGAAAVAGVIPLLRSDDAPIRNISMDILRDIGRDEFDALKQLLHDEDPDIRIFASDILGTSGSILAVPALCEALLRDPEVNVRYQAAVSLGTLAFPEAADCLNKAMQDEEWVQFSVIEALIKIRAESSVNALVKALDTTSDLVASMIVDALGEMGNLKAVPLLLKRIEKSPTPLRNKIVRAIVSILGKKSLSLLGEREQQRLGAYLLAALDDEDEEVQDAAMVGLASLGQAEATVAVLRLAARLDPDRDHERLEAAIRCIGGIGFNEAVEEALSDENESTILMVVEAAADMNPAEIVPALKRIFWDKGRDAQRAIATQLARIASLEDVDFFLDLLERAEDAHVIKAALHFLGHRARPAGVGERMLALLDHPYDDVKEAALEACIALQDVSLCASFRERFHSGDPLQRMMATYAMGRLDVDGNLDVLREALVDDVPDVRKVALEALAGTCPITPEHLELVVPLMHDPVREVRLALVDLFGACPEESVIGHLLEALDDEDDWVRVRAIEALGRLGRKECVTPLIERVDGAGNLVLLKIIEALGSIGGNMAFRALLALMEHEDPEIQQAAEDAVARLGEQDSEGE comes from the coding sequence CCATTTGCAAAGTCAGAACATCGGGGTGCAAGAAGCTGTGGACAACGCCCTTCGCAAGATCGGCGGCGCGGCTGCCGTGGCGGGGGTCATACCCCTTCTGCGCTCGGACGATGCGCCCATCCGCAACATATCCATGGATATCCTGCGTGACATCGGGCGTGACGAGTTCGATGCGCTCAAGCAATTGCTTCATGACGAAGACCCGGACATCCGCATCTTCGCCTCTGACATCCTCGGCACCTCCGGCAGTATCCTCGCCGTGCCCGCACTGTGCGAGGCGCTCCTGCGCGACCCCGAGGTGAACGTACGCTATCAGGCGGCGGTGAGCCTTGGCACGCTGGCCTTCCCCGAGGCGGCCGACTGCCTCAACAAGGCCATGCAGGACGAGGAATGGGTGCAGTTCTCCGTCATCGAGGCCCTCATCAAGATTCGCGCAGAATCTTCGGTCAACGCCCTCGTGAAGGCCCTCGACACCACATCCGACCTCGTGGCGTCCATGATCGTCGACGCGCTCGGCGAGATGGGCAACCTCAAGGCCGTGCCGCTTCTGCTCAAGCGTATCGAGAAGTCACCGACGCCGCTGCGGAACAAGATCGTGCGGGCCATCGTCTCCATCCTCGGCAAGAAGTCGCTCTCGCTTCTGGGCGAAAGGGAACAGCAGCGTCTTGGCGCCTACCTGCTTGCCGCACTTGATGACGAAGACGAGGAAGTGCAGGACGCCGCCATGGTCGGGCTTGCCAGCCTCGGGCAGGCAGAGGCGACCGTGGCCGTGCTGCGGCTTGCGGCACGACTCGACCCCGACCGTGACCATGAGCGCCTCGAAGCCGCCATTCGCTGCATCGGTGGCATCGGGTTCAACGAAGCGGTGGAAGAGGCCCTCAGCGACGAGAACGAATCCACCATCCTCATGGTGGTTGAAGCGGCTGCGGATATGAATCCCGCCGAGATCGTCCCGGCCCTGAAACGGATATTCTGGGACAAGGGGCGCGACGCGCAGCGGGCCATCGCCACGCAACTGGCGCGCATCGCAAGCCTTGAGGACGTGGACTTCTTCCTCGACCTGCTCGAACGGGCCGAAGACGCCCATGTCATCAAGGCCGCACTGCACTTCCTCGGACACCGCGCGAGGCCAGCGGGCGTGGGCGAACGCATGCTCGCCCTGCTCGACCATCCCTACGACGATGTCAAAGAGGCCGCGCTCGAAGCCTGCATCGCGCTACAGGATGTCTCACTCTGCGCGAGCTTCAGGGAGCGTTTCCATTCCGGAGACCCGTTGCAGCGCATGATGGCGACCTATGCCATGGGGCGGCTTGACGTCGACGGCAACCTCGACGTGCTGCGTGAGGCGCTGGTGGATGATGTGCCTGACGTGCGCAAGGTGGCGCTTGAGGCTCTTGCCGGAACGTGTCCCATCACGCCCGAGCATCTGGAACTCGTCGTGCCGCTCATGCACGACCCCGTACGTGAAGTGCGGCTCGCCCTCGTCGACCTTTTCGGGGCGTGCCCTGAGGAATCGGTCATCGGCCACCTGCTGGAGGCGCTGGATGACGAGGATGACTGGGTCCGGGTGCGTGCCATCGAAGCCCTCGGTCGTCTGGGGCGGAAGGAATGCGTGACGCCGCTCATCGAACGGGTGGATGGCGCAGGCAACCTCGTGTTGCTCAAGATCATCGAAGCCCTTGGTTCCATTGGCGGCAACATGGCGTTCCGGGCACTTCTCGCGCTCATGGAGCATGAAGACCCCGAGATCCAGCAGGCTGCCGAAGATGCTGTCGCTCGTCTGGGCGAACAAGACAGCGAGGGTGAGTGA
- a CDS encoding CheR family methyltransferase, with product MSLFAKSITLRTELKISDEEFVQLRDFIYQQCGIYIAENRKYLVENRLSNRLKDLNLKSFGEYYQYLRYDANKRTELNKLFEVVTTNETSFYRNPPQLQVFQEKVLGAVIAELRAKGQKRLRIWSAGCSTGEEPYTLGIILHEVLRSEIASWDIRITANDLSEAVLASARKGMYSDYALRTTPPDIISRYFIKEGTQYRIDPKVQQLVQFGQINLSDRTQLKRVERSQIVFCRNVIIYFDDEMKKQVIGSFYDNLLPGGYLLIGHSESLHNISRAFKPEHHTGAIIYRKLA from the coding sequence ATGTCACTGTTTGCCAAATCCATCACGTTGAGGACGGAACTGAAGATCTCCGATGAGGAGTTCGTTCAGCTGCGCGACTTCATCTACCAGCAATGCGGCATCTATATCGCCGAGAACCGCAAGTACCTCGTTGAGAACAGGCTCTCCAACAGGTTGAAGGATCTCAACCTGAAGAGCTTCGGCGAGTACTACCAGTACCTGCGCTATGACGCCAACAAACGTACGGAACTGAACAAGCTCTTCGAGGTGGTCACCACCAACGAGACGAGTTTCTATCGTAACCCGCCACAGCTGCAGGTCTTTCAGGAGAAGGTGCTGGGCGCGGTGATCGCCGAGTTGCGCGCCAAAGGGCAGAAGCGCCTGCGCATCTGGTCAGCCGGGTGCTCGACGGGTGAAGAGCCCTATACGCTGGGCATCATCCTGCATGAGGTGCTGCGTTCCGAAATCGCAAGCTGGGATATCCGCATCACGGCCAACGACCTCTCGGAAGCGGTGCTCGCCTCGGCGCGAAAGGGGATGTACTCGGACTACGCGCTGCGTACTACGCCGCCGGATATCATCAGCCGCTACTTCATCAAGGAAGGTACGCAGTACCGTATCGACCCCAAGGTGCAGCAGCTGGTGCAGTTCGGACAGATCAACCTCAGCGACAGAACGCAGCTCAAGCGGGTCGAGCGGTCGCAGATCGTCTTCTGCCGCAACGTCATCATCTACTTCGACGATGAGATGAAGAAGCAGGTGATAGGTTCGTTCTACGACAACCTGCTGCCGGGGGGCTATCTGCTCATCGGCCATTCGGAGTCGCTGCACAACATCAGCCGCGCCTTCAAGCCCGAGCATCACACCGGGGCCATCATCTACAGGAAGCTGGCCTAG